The Candidatus Scalindua japonica genome window below encodes:
- a CDS encoding transposase, translated as MTRQLRIEYEGAFYHVLSRGNERKEIFRDDKDRSLFTEILGEMSARFSVDIFAYVLMGNHYHLLLRTNRPNISKSMQWLGVAYTRRFNIRHFTNRDSDNTVRHDF; from the coding sequence ATGACAAGGCAATTGCGCATTGAATATGAGGGTGCATTTTATCACGTTCTATCGCGAGGGAACGAGCGAAAAGAGATTTTCCGGGATGATAAAGACCGTAGCTTGTTTACAGAAATACTTGGTGAAATGTCTGCAAGGTTTTCTGTTGACATCTTTGCATATGTACTCATGGGCAATCACTATCATTTATTGCTCAGGACCAACAGACCAAATATATCGAAAAGCATGCAGTGGTTAGGAGTTGCCTATACACGACGGTTTAACATAAGGCATTTTACAAATAGGGACAGCGACAATACTGTTCGGCACGATTTTTGA
- a CDS encoding REP-associated tyrosine transposase: protein MARPLRIEYDGALYHVTSRGNARKSIFAGDDDRKIFLDTLAKVNEKYNFLCHAYCLMNNHYHLLIETPDGNLSEGMRQLNGIYTQRYNRRNKKTGHVFQGRYKAILIQKENHLLEVCRYIVLNPVRARAVTSPKEWKWSSYKATAGFEKPYNCLTTDCILEQFGDKKRDAEKEYRGFVRSERNWSHILNCE from the coding sequence ATGGCCAGACCATTAAGAATAGAATATGATGGCGCTTTATATCATGTAACATCCAGAGGAAATGCAAGGAAATCAATATTCGCAGGTGATGATGACCGTAAGATATTTCTTGATACATTGGCGAAAGTTAATGAGAAATATAATTTTCTTTGCCATGCATATTGTCTTATGAATAATCATTACCATCTACTTATAGAAACTCCAGATGGTAATCTATCAGAAGGGATGAGACAATTAAACGGTATTTATACACAAAGATATAACAGGCGAAACAAAAAGACTGGTCATGTATTTCAGGGAAGATATAAAGCCATATTAATACAAAAGGAAAACCATCTTCTTGAAGTTTGTCGATATATTGTTTTGAATCCTGTAAGGGCAAGAGCAGTAACGTCACCTAAAGAATGGAAATGGAGTAGTTATAAAGCCACAGCTGGTTTTGAGAAACCGTACAACTGCCTTACAACAGACTGTATCTTAGAACAATTTGGAGATAAAAAGAGGGATGCTGAAAAAGAGTATAGAGGTTTTGTGAGATCTGAAAGGAACTGGAGTCACATCTTGAATTGTGAATAA
- a CDS encoding DUF5615 family PIN-like protein, with translation MTPFFDEHVHSSVVKGLRSRGIDVLTIKEAGMLGATDTDHIALAKKEGRVIFTQDVDFLRLHAKGTEHCGIVYAQQQTPIGEIIRCLTLLHQILDYNDMQNHIEFL, from the coding sequence CTGACCCCTTTTTTCGATGAACATGTTCACAGTTCCGTTGTAAAAGGATTAAGGTCCCGAGGCATTGATGTGTTAACAATAAAAGAAGCCGGGATGTTAGGTGCAACAGATACTGACCATATCGCATTAGCAAAAAAAGAAGGAAGGGTAATTTTTACTCAAGACGTAGACTTCCTTCGTCTTCATGCTAAAGGTACAGAACACTGCGGTATTGTTTATGCACAGCAACAGACACCCATTGGCGAGATAATACGTTGTTTAACCCTTCTCCATCAAATTCTTGATTACAATGATATGCAAAACCACATCGAATTTTTATAA
- a CDS encoding HEPN domain-containing protein, with protein MDEGKKELVRNWLIKAQHDNASAKKLSEGDNPYLDTAIYHCQQAAEKAIKGFLVFHDQRFEKTHDLQVLINLATSADPSVSALLDNGELLTPYATLYRYPGEILEPEIDEFNEAIKASESIYTSVIKKLPEEVHP; from the coding sequence ATGGATGAGGGCAAAAAGGAACTTGTGCGCAACTGGCTAATAAAAGCGCAGCATGATAATGCTTCAGCAAAAAAACTTTCAGAAGGTGATAACCCCTACCTGGATACAGCAATCTATCACTGTCAGCAGGCTGCAGAGAAAGCTATTAAAGGCTTTCTCGTTTTTCACGATCAACGGTTTGAAAAGACACATGATTTGCAAGTGCTGATAAATTTGGCAACTTCAGCAGATCCTTCGGTTTCGGCACTACTGGATAATGGAGAACTTTTGACTCCTTACGCAACTTTATATCGCTATCCCGGAGAAATATTGGAGCCGGAAATAGACGAATTCAATGAGGCAATTAAGGCCTCTGAATCGATCTACACATCTGTCATTAAAAAATTACCAGAAGAAGTACATCCTTGA
- a CDS encoding nucleotidyltransferase domain-containing protein: MLTSELIKKITQQLVAEFHPEKIILFGSHAWGQPDENSDIDIMVIVRDSDISPTKRSVLAHRCLRGLNIPKDIIVKTHAEIEKYRNVHASLECEVLEQGKVLYG, from the coding sequence ATGTTGACTTCTGAATTAATAAAAAAAATTACTCAACAACTAGTTGCTGAGTTTCATCCTGAGAAGATTATCCTTTTTGGTTCTCATGCATGGGGGCAACCTGATGAAAACAGTGATATTGATATAATGGTGATTGTACGCGATAGTGATATTTCTCCAACAAAGAGATCTGTGCTTGCACATCGATGTCTAAGAGGACTAAATATTCCAAAGGATATTATTGTTAAAACACATGCAGAGATTGAAAAGTATCGTAACGTTCATGCATCTCTTGAATGCGAGGTTCTTGAACAAGGTAAGGTGCTTTATGGATGA